The Prunus persica cultivar Lovell chromosome G8, Prunus_persica_NCBIv2, whole genome shotgun sequence genome includes a region encoding these proteins:
- the LOC18768308 gene encoding protein EXORDIUM-like 2, translating into MASIYHYATSFIILLSLIGPNLGALVEQQPLVLKYHNGALLKGDITVNLIWYGRFTPIQRSIVVDFVQSLSSRRAPPGSAASWWKTTEKYKSGASNLVVGRQVLHEAYTLGKSLGNRHLLALAGKVNALKAISVVLTASDVAVAGFCSRCGTHGSTPDKKTAYIWVGNSEAQCPGQCAWPFHQPIYGPQTPPLVAPNGDVGIDGVIINLATLLAGTVTNPYNNGYFQGPASAPLEAVSACTGVFGSGAYPGYPGRVLVDKPTGASYNAVGANGRKFLLPAMWDPQTSACKPLV; encoded by the coding sequence ATGGCTTCTATTTACCACTATGCCACTTCTTTTATaatccttctctctctcatcggCCCCAACTTGGGCGCTCTGGTAGAGCAGCAGCCTCTGGTACTCAAGTACCACAACGGCGCGCTTCTCAAGGGCGACATAACCGTCAATCTCATATGGTACGGCCGCTTCACCCCGATCCAACGGTCCATCGTCGTCGACTTCGTCCAGTCCCTCAGCTCCCGGCGGGCCCCGCCCGGCTCCGCGGCGTCCTGGTGGAAAACGACGGAGAAGTACAAGAGCGGTGCCTCGAACCTCGTGGTGGGGAGGCAAGTCCTACACGAGGCCTACACTCTGGGAAAGTCCCTCGGTAACCGACACCTGCTGGCCCTCGCGGGCAAAGTCAACGCGCTTAAAGCAATAAGCGTGGTTCTGACCGCGAGTGATGTGGCCGTCGCCGGGTTCTGCAGCCGGTGCGGGACCCACGGGTCGACCCCGGATAAGAAGACGGCGTACATCTGGGTCGGGAACTCGGAGGCCCAGTGCCCCGGCCAATGCGCCTGGCCGTTTCACCAGCCCATCTACGGCCCACAAACGCCGCCGTTAGTTGCGCCTAACGGTGACGTAGGGATTGACGGCGTCATCATAAACCTAGCCACGCTGTTGGCGGGAACCGTGACCAATCCGTACAACAACGGCTACTTTCAGGGTCCGGCGAGCGCGCCGCTTGAGGCGGTCTCGGCGTGCACGGGCGTTTTTGGATCTGGGGCTTACCCGGGTTATCCGGGTCGGGTCCTGGTGGATAAACCGACTGGGGCGAGCTACAACGCGGTTGGGGCCAACGGGCGTAAGTTCTTGCTGCCCGCCATGTGGGACCCGCAGACCTCTGCGTGCAAGCCGCTTGTGTGA
- the LOC18766803 gene encoding phospho-2-dehydro-3-deoxyheptonate aldolase 2, chloroplastic: MAFTAYSALSFKSLLHPEPIKHHPSLPQLPTHKPISAVHAADPSKPSGTPQPTFPTQPKWSLGSWKAKKALQLPEYPDQEELSSVLGTLETFPPIVFAGEARSLEEKLGQAAMGQAFLLQGGDCAESFKEFNANNIRDTFRVLLQMGVVLMFGGQMPVIKVGRMAGQFAKPRSDPFEEKNGVKLPSYRGDNVNGDAFDEKERLPDPHRMVSAYCQSVATLNLLRAFSTGGYAAMQRVTQWNLDFTEHSEQGDRYRELANRVDEVLGFMAVTGLTVDHPIMTTTEFWTSHECLLLPYEQALTREDSTSGLYFDCSAHMLWVGERTRQLDGAHVEFLRGVSNPLGIKVSDKMDPNELVRLIEILNPKNKPGRVTVIVRMGAENMRVKLPHLIRAVRGAGQIVTWVSDPMHGNTIKAPCGLKTRSFDAIRAELRAFFDVHDQEGSYPGGVHLEMTGQNVTECVGGSRTITYNDLSSRYHTHCDPRLNASQSLELAFIIAERLRKRRLGSRHFPAAAVI, from the exons ATGGCATTTACAGCTTACTCTGCTCTCTCGTTCAAATCCCTCCTCCACCCCGAACCCATCAAACACCATCCTTCTCTCCCTCAGCTCCCAACCCACAAACCCATCTCAGCCGTCCATGCCGCCGATCCATCAAAGCCCTCCGGTACCCCACAACCCACCTttccaacccaacccaaatgGAGCCTCGGCAGCTGGAAGGCCAAGAAGGCCCTGCAGCTCCCAGAGTACCCAGATCAGGAGGAGCTGTCCTCGGTCCTCGGCACCCTCGAGACCTTCCCGCCCATTGTGTTTGCTGGGGAGGCCAGGAGCTTGGAAGAGAAACTGGGTCAGGCTGCCATGGGCCAGGCCTTCCTTCTTCAGGGTGGTGATTGCGCGGAGAGCTTCAAGGAATTTAATGCTAACAATATAAGGGACACCTTCCGTGTGCTTCTTCAGATGGGCGTTGTGCTTATGTTTGGTGGCCAAATGCCTGTTATTAAG GTAGGGAGAATGGCGGGTCAGTTCGCGAAGCCAAGATCGGATCCATTTGAGGAGAAAAATGGCGTGAAGCTGCCTAGTTACAGAGGTGACAATGTCAACGGTGATGCGTTTGATGAAAAGGAAAGACTTCCAGACCCCCACAGGATGGTTAGTGCTTATTGCCAATCTGTGGCAACTTTGAACCTCTTGAGGGCATTTTCCACTGGAGGGTATGCCGCCATGCAGAGAGTCACCCAATGGAATCTGGATTTTACAGAGCATAGCGAGCAGGGAGATAG GTACCGTGAACTGGCTAACCGGGTAGATGAAGTCCTTGGATTTATGGCTGTTACTGGACTCACAGTTGACCACCCAATCATGACTACAACAGAGTTTTGGACATCTCATGAATGCTTGCTTCTGCCTTATGAACAAGCACTTACTAGGGAGGATTCTACTTCTGGGCTTTACTTTGACTGTTCTGCTCACATGCTGTGGGTTGGGGAACGAACCCGCCAACTGGACGGTGCACATGTTGAGTTTTTGAGAGGAGTTTCTAATCCCCTTGGCATCAAG GTGAGTGATAAAATGGATCCAAATGAGCTTGTTAGGCTCATAGAGATCCTAAACCCCAAGAACAAACCAGGAAGAGTAACAGTAATTGTGAGAATGGGAGCTGAGAACATGAGAGTGAAGCTTCCTCATCTGATCAGGGCTGTCCGCGGAGCAGGTCAAATTGTCACATGGGTTAGTGACCCTATGCACGGAAACACAATAAAAGCTCCTTGTGGACTCAAAACTCGTTCCTTTGATGCAATTAGG GCTGAGCTGAGAGCGTTCTTTGATGTCCATGATCAAGAAGGAAGCTACCCAGGAGGTGTTCATTTAGAGATGACAGGGCAAAACGTGACAGAGTGTGTCGGAGGTTCACGAACTATAACTTATAATGATCTGAGTTCACGCTACCACACTCATTGTGATCCAAGGCTCAATGCTtcacaatctcttgaacttgCCTTTATCATTGCTGAGCGGCTACGTAAGAGAAGACTTGGATCAAGGCACTTTCCGGCCGCTGCTGTTATATAG